Proteins from one Ipomoea triloba cultivar NCNSP0323 chromosome 1, ASM357664v1 genomic window:
- the LOC116016772 gene encoding anthocyanidin 3-O-glucosyltransferase 5-like has protein sequence MAATTTNTDSMLKPHVAFLPSPGMGHIIPLLEFAKRLVQHHGVRATFFLISTDASAAQNDLRHSKSLPAGLNIVEIPEIDTSGIFNDDMKIVTRISANVGASIKLLPAIIKRLPDLPKALVIDLFCTQAFDVCKELSIPIFSFWTASTCLLALSLYLPTLDREVDGEFVDLPGPIRAPGCNPIRPKDLIDQLTNRKIEEYKWYYYHVSRLPLAAGIFVNSWEDMEPVDLRALKENAFFQSIPIPRVIPIGPLIKQDEAVNGNGAEILAWLDDQPPESVLFVAFGSGGSLSTKQLTELAWGLEMSQQRFILVARKPSDATPSASFFRAGGSDDGDDPLLYLPEGFVGRTAGKGLVVPTWAPQAAVLGHPSTGAFLSHCGWNSTLESIVHGVPIIAWPLYAEQKMNAAMLSEEVGVAVRPAPAAGEEVIGRAEIERVVRLAMEGKEAIAMKLRVKELKESALVALNEGGQSYNNISSFAHILLE, from the coding sequence ATGGCGGCCACTACTACTAATACTGACAGTATGTTGAAACCTCACGTTGCATTCCTCCCGAGCCCCGGAATGGGCCACATAATACCTCTGTTAGAGTTCGCCAAACGCTTGGTTCAACATCACGGCGTACGCGCCACCTTCTTCCTCATCTCCACCGACGCCTCCGCCGCTCAAAACGATCTCCGCCACTCGAAGTCGCTCCCCGCCGGCCTCAACATCGTCGAAATCCCTGAAATTGACACGTCGGGGATTTTCAACGACGACATGAAAATCGTTACTAGGATTTCGGCTAACGTCGGCGCGTCGATCAAGCTTCTTCCGGCGATTATTAAACGGCTCCCGGATCTCCCGAAAGCTCTCGTCATCGATTTGTTCTGCACGCAGGCTTTCGATGTCTGTAAAGAGctttcgattccaattttctcTTTCTGGACCGCTTCTACTTGTCTTCTTGCGCTTTCGCTCTATCTTCCGACGCTAGATCGGGAAGTCGACGGCGAGTTCGTTGATCTTCCGGGGCCGATTAGGGCTCCGGGATGCAACCCGATCCGCCCGAAAGATTTAATAGATCAGTTAACGAACCGGAAGATTGAAGAGTATAAGTGGTACTATTATCACGTTAGCCGGCTTCCATTAGCCGCCGGAATATTCGTGAACAGTTGGGAGGATATGGAGCCAGTGGATCTTCGCGCTCTGAAAGAAAACGCTTTCTTTCAAAGCATTCCGATTCCGCGTGTTATTCCGATCGGGCCGTTGATTAAACAAGACGAAGCCGTGAACGGAAATGGAGCCGAGATTTTGGCTTGGCTTGACGATCAGCCACCGGAATCCGTTTTGTTCGTGGCGTTTGGGAGCGGCGGGAGTTTGTCCACCAAGCAGCTCACCGAGCTGGCTTGGGGGTTGGAAATGAGCCAACAGAGATTCATTCTCGTGGCGCGTAAGCCGAGCGACGCTACCCCGTCGGCTTCATTCTTCCGCGCCGGCGGCAGCGACGACGGAGATGATCCGTTGCTGTACTTGCCGGAAGGTTTTGTGGGGAGAACCGCCGGCAAGGGGCTTGTGGTGCCCACCTGGGCCCCACAAGCGGCCGTGCTGGGCCACCCTTCAACCGGGGCTTTCTTATCTCACTGCGGGTGGAACTCGACACTGGAAAGCATAGTTCATGGTGTTCCCATCATTGCTTGGCCGCTTTACGCGGAGCAAAAGATGAATGCCGCCATGTTGTCGGAGGAGGTTGGTGTGGCGGTGCGGCCAGCGCCGGCGGCCGGTGAAGAAGTGATCGGAAGAGCGGAGATCGAGAGGGTGGTTAGGTTGGCGATGGAAGGAAAGGAAGCCATAGCCATGAAGCTCAGAGTAAAAGAGCTCAAAGAGAGTGCATTAGTGGCTCTGAATGAGGGTGGGCAATCCTATAATAATATAAGTAGCTTTGCTCATATCCTTCTCGAATAG
- the LOC116029186 gene encoding lysophospholipid acyltransferase LPEAT1-like isoform X1, with translation MADSKTTKDNVNGSAESVEELEKKYGPYVRHDCYGVMGRGELPWTEKALLAIALVVLLPLRVAAATTFVVICNLSCRIATAFWSPGGEDDDYAHLSGWRRSIIMRASKFAGRALLFSFGFYRIHETHREHCVTRANSNDQEQSKEGERAGVIVSNHISYVDILYHMSSSAASFVAKESVANLPLVGLVSKCLGCIYVKREDKSSQLKGVSGMVNKRIQEAHQSKSSPMMVLFPEGTTTNGDFLLPFKTGAFLSKAPVRPVIIRYTYQRLSPAWDSISGARHLILLLCQFVNNMEVIWLPVYYPSQQEKDDPKLYAENVRKFMADEGCLILSDIGLAEKREYHAALNGNKSTPSVYHKKDE, from the exons ATGGCCGACAGCAAGACGACCAAAGATAATGTAAACGGGTCGGCGGAGAGCGTAGAGGAGCTGGAGAAAAAGTACGGTCCGTACGTTAGGCACGATTGCTACGGGGTTATGGGACGCGGCGAGCTTCCTTGGACTGAGAAGGCTTTGCTGGCGATCGCGCTGGTGGTTCTGCTGCCTCTGAGAGTGGCGGCGGCCACCACGTTCGTGGTGATTTGCAACTTGTCGTGTCGGATTGCTACGGCGTTTTGGTCTCCCGGCGGGGAGGACGATGATTATGCGCATTTGAGCGGTTGGAGACGGAGTATCATTATGCGGGCCTCCAAGTTTGCTGGCAGAGCGTTGCTCTTTTCCTTCGGGTTTTATCGGATTCATGAAACGCACCGGGAACATTGTGTTACCCGTGCAAATTCAAATGACCAG GAGCAGAGTAAAGAAGGTGAAAGGGCTGGGGTGATAGTGTCGAATCATATATCTTATGTGGACATCTTGTACCATATGTCTTCTTCTGCTGCCAGCTTCGTTGCCAAG GAATCAGTGGCTAATCTTCCTCTTGTCGGCCTCGTCAG CAAGTGCCTTGGGTGTATCTATGTCAAGCGAGAGGACAAGTCATCGCAACTTAAAGGTGTATCAG GGATGGTAAACAAAAGAATTCAGGAAGCTCACCAAAGCAAGTCTTCCCCAATGATGGTGCTTTTTCCAG AAGGCACAACTACAAATGGAGACTTTCTCCTTCCATTCAAGACTGGTGCATTTTTGTCAAAAGCTCCAGTGCGTCCTGTCATCATACGATATACTTACCAGAGACTTAGCCCTGCCTGGGATTCCATATCAGGG GCTAGGCATTTGATTCTTCTTCTCTGTCAATTTGTAAATAATATGGAAGTGATCTGGTTACCAGTATACTATCCCTCACAACAAGAAAAGGATGATCCTAAACTTTATGCAGAAAATGTCCGAAAATTTATGGCTGATGAG GGTTGTCTGATTCTCTCGGACATTGGATTGGCTGAGAAACGGGAATACCATGCTGCTCTCAATGGTAACAAAAGCACGCCTAGTGTTTATCATAAAAAAGACGAGTGA
- the LOC116029186 gene encoding lysophospholipid acyltransferase LPEAT1-like isoform X2, with product MADSKTTKDNVNGSAESVEELEKKYGPYVRHDCYGVMGRGELPWTEKALLAIALVVLLPLRVAAATTFVVICNLSCRIATAFWSPGGEDDDYAHLSGWRRSIIMRASKFAGRALLFSFGFYRIHETHREHCVTRANSNDQSKEGERAGVIVSNHISYVDILYHMSSSAASFVAKESVANLPLVGLVSKCLGCIYVKREDKSSQLKGVSGMVNKRIQEAHQSKSSPMMVLFPEGTTTNGDFLLPFKTGAFLSKAPVRPVIIRYTYQRLSPAWDSISGARHLILLLCQFVNNMEVIWLPVYYPSQQEKDDPKLYAENVRKFMADEGCLILSDIGLAEKREYHAALNGNKSTPSVYHKKDE from the exons ATGGCCGACAGCAAGACGACCAAAGATAATGTAAACGGGTCGGCGGAGAGCGTAGAGGAGCTGGAGAAAAAGTACGGTCCGTACGTTAGGCACGATTGCTACGGGGTTATGGGACGCGGCGAGCTTCCTTGGACTGAGAAGGCTTTGCTGGCGATCGCGCTGGTGGTTCTGCTGCCTCTGAGAGTGGCGGCGGCCACCACGTTCGTGGTGATTTGCAACTTGTCGTGTCGGATTGCTACGGCGTTTTGGTCTCCCGGCGGGGAGGACGATGATTATGCGCATTTGAGCGGTTGGAGACGGAGTATCATTATGCGGGCCTCCAAGTTTGCTGGCAGAGCGTTGCTCTTTTCCTTCGGGTTTTATCGGATTCATGAAACGCACCGGGAACATTGTGTTACCCGTGCAAATTCAAATGACCAG AGTAAAGAAGGTGAAAGGGCTGGGGTGATAGTGTCGAATCATATATCTTATGTGGACATCTTGTACCATATGTCTTCTTCTGCTGCCAGCTTCGTTGCCAAG GAATCAGTGGCTAATCTTCCTCTTGTCGGCCTCGTCAG CAAGTGCCTTGGGTGTATCTATGTCAAGCGAGAGGACAAGTCATCGCAACTTAAAGGTGTATCAG GGATGGTAAACAAAAGAATTCAGGAAGCTCACCAAAGCAAGTCTTCCCCAATGATGGTGCTTTTTCCAG AAGGCACAACTACAAATGGAGACTTTCTCCTTCCATTCAAGACTGGTGCATTTTTGTCAAAAGCTCCAGTGCGTCCTGTCATCATACGATATACTTACCAGAGACTTAGCCCTGCCTGGGATTCCATATCAGGG GCTAGGCATTTGATTCTTCTTCTCTGTCAATTTGTAAATAATATGGAAGTGATCTGGTTACCAGTATACTATCCCTCACAACAAGAAAAGGATGATCCTAAACTTTATGCAGAAAATGTCCGAAAATTTATGGCTGATGAG GGTTGTCTGATTCTCTCGGACATTGGATTGGCTGAGAAACGGGAATACCATGCTGCTCTCAATGGTAACAAAAGCACGCCTAGTGTTTATCATAAAAAAGACGAGTGA
- the LOC116030427 gene encoding deSI-like protein At4g17486, with translation MALKPKKGWKSIIPLRLKGKPAIQFCFLTKSKSDCYGPGDTPVYLNVYDLTPMNGYVYWAGFGIFHSGVEVHGIEYAFGAHDYPTSGVFEVEPRHCPGFKFRKSIFIGTTKLNPTQVREFMERQAASYNGDSYHLIVKNCNHFCKDICYKLTGKKIPKWVNRLAKLGSMFNCMLPEALKIAAVQHDPTGPEYESEKRRLRSAFSCLSSISTRQRQLSTSSLFLQSPLKGCLPLWELRRSTNRSLKERTQ, from the exons ATGGCATTGAAGCCAAAGAAAGGATGGAAGTCGATTATACCACTTCGTTTGAAAGGCAAACCAGCGATCCAATTCTGTTTCCTTACTAAATCTAAGTCAGATTGTTATGGCCCTGGCGATACACCGGTTTATCTTAACGTGTACGACTTGACACCTATGAATGGTTATGTATATTGGGCGGGCTTTGGTATCTTTCATTCCGGAGTGGAAG TGCATGGTATAGAATACGCGTTTGGAGCTCATGACTATCCTACTAGTGGTGTGTTTGAAGTTGAGCCGCGACACTGCCCGGGCTTCAAGTTTAGGAAATCAATATTCATTGGGACTACGAAGTTGAACCCTACCCAGGTCAGGGAGTTCATGGAGCGCCAAGCTGCTAGCTACAATGGCGATTCGTACCACTTAATCGTGAAAAACTGCAACCATTTCTGCAAGGACATATGTTACAAGCTTACGGGCAAGAAAATCCCAAAATGGGTGAACCGGCTTGCAAAACTAG GTTCAATGTTCAACTGCATGTTACCCGAGGCTCTAAAAATCGCTGCAGTTCAACACGACCCTACTGGACCCGAGTACGAGAGTGAGAAGAGAAGGCTGAGAAGCGCTTTTAGTTGCCTTTCTTCGATTTCAACAAGGCAGAGGCAACTCTCAACATCCTCGTTGTTCCTACAATCTCCATTAAAGGGCTGCTTACCTTTGTGGGAACTAAGAAGGTCAACCAATCGCTCCCTGAAGGAAAG AACACAATGA
- the LOC116028327 gene encoding J domain-containing protein required for chloroplast accumulation response 1, which translates to MERVLLGNGSCKGSFETKPADNMEMDFNDVFGGPPRRFSIQEVRKRYSFNDEMESEEDSAAVPVFRADRDRRSQQGNEFYDDIFGGDEAFSSPRRMDMEAYGSTTPGSRVLSPAWPLPPKAEPFGTSLPAQFSLPAKLTKATDYPAFGSGNRNSKDGASNGSLSRFSSQSRQRENGSSQMIFRQRSLSREASLNGDDEKDSEGDVEKEAQFHFSIYKWAGKGVPLLTPLMRGKNRKENSRLERCVSSNARVQCDEPDGKLNVTIDTKPNSWKIGSKKQEKQNENDYKEPDFVATEAVANISELKNLNNAKNKVVPEGAKSGAKLEGVEETLSKIKAEFRNGIQNEGLRKKETESKPQSVLSNDVHIGQGNGDSNARFNETMKKSEVKVDKDLKKREVEAKMNGKKSGNNNKGITKNKVEVPSNPEEKFSKVGVKGKVQEFVKIFNQESASPVSKGETRSQSSRWRGGNFNVVEKEMADNNTRQTNEEVQFPSMNKTAADAFQRVEQSLNTKEKTNRHSRKKPSIHQPTTPPADHNSASSFSEPIKNGLRRSVGSADDLFHGSFVVEELYQDQSKPLQKSGESHDVKASDAKIQQWSQGRKGNIRSLLSTLQLVLWPESGWKPVPLVDLIEGSAVKRAYQKALLYLHPDKLQQKGAASHQKYIAEKVFDILQEAWDHFNSLGGI; encoded by the exons ATGGAGAGGGTTTTACTTGGGAATGGCAGTTGCAAAGGCTCATTTGAGACCAAACCTGCAGACAACATGGAAATGGATTTTAATGATGTCTTTGGGGGGCCTCCTAGGAGGTTCTCAATCCAGGAAGTGAGGAAAAGGTACAGTTTCAATGATGAGATGGAGTCTGAGGAGGATTCAGCAGCTGTACCGGTTTTCAGGGCAGATAGAGATAGAAGAAGCCAGCAGGGCAATGAGTTTTATGATGATATATTTGGAGGAGATGAGGCTTTCAGTTCACCAAGGAGGATGGATATGGAGGCTTATGGATCGACAACGCCTGGCTCGAGAGTTTTAAGCCCTGCTTGGCCTTTGCCACCAAAGGCTGAGCCTTTTGGCACCTCTCTCCCAGCTCAATTCAG CCTTCCTGCTAAGCTGACAAAAGCAACAGATTATCCTGCATTTGGTTCTGGCAATCGTAATAGCAAGGATGGTGCGTCGAATGGCTCACTCTCGAGATTTTCAAGCCAATCGAGGCAGCGAGAGAATGGGAGTAGTCAGATGATTTTCAGGCAAAGATCTTTATCCCGCGAAGCATCTCTCAATGGTGATGATGAGAAAGATTCAGAAGGAGATGTGGAGAAGGAAGCCCAGTTTCACTTCTCTATATACAAGTGGGCAGGCAAAGGAGTGCCATTACTGACCCCTCTTATGAGAGGAAAGAACAGAAAGGAGAATAGCAGACTTGAAAGATGTGTGAGCTCCAATGCAAGAGTTCAGTGTGATGAACCCGATGGAAAGCTCAACGTAACGATTGACACTAAGCCTAATTCGTGGAAAATTGGAAGTAAAAAGCAAGAGAAACAGAATGAAAATGATTACAAGGAGCCAGATTTTGTTGCCACTGAAGCAGTTGCCAACATTTCAGAGTTGAAAAACCTTAACAATGCAAAAAATAAGGTTGTTCCTGAAGGGGCTAAGTCAGGTGCCAAATTAGAAGGCGTAGAAGAAACTCTTTCTAAGATCAAGGCAGAGTTTAGAAATGGCATACAGAATGAAGGTTTAAGGAAAAAAGAAACAGAATCCAAACCTCAATCTGTGCTGTCAAATGATGTTCACATAGGCCAAG GAAATGGTGATTCAAATGCTCGTTTCAATGAAACGATGAAGAAAAGCGAGGTGAAGGTTGATAAAGACTTGAAGAAAAGGGAAGTTGAGGCTAAAATGAATGGGAAGAAgagtggtaataataataaaggaatcACTAAAAATAAAGTAGAGGTGCCTTCAAATCCAGAAGAAAAGTTCAGTAAAGTTGGAGTGAAGGGAAAGGTCCAAGAATTTGTTAAGATCTTCAACCAAGAATCAGCTAGTCCAGTCTCCAAAGGGGAAACTCGAAGCCAAAGCTCGAGATGGAGAGGAGGCAACTTCAATGTAGTGGAAAAAGAAATGGCTGACAACAATACAAGACAGACGAACGAGGAAGTGCAATTTCCTAGTATGAATAAAACAGCAGCAGATGCTTTTCAAAGG GTGGAGCAAAGCCTTAACACGAAGGAGAAAACGAATAGACATTCTCGTAAGAAACCCTCAATTCATCAACCTACCACTCCTCCTGCTGATCACAACAGTGCTTCATCATTTTCTG AACCTATTAAAAACGGTCTGAGGCGTTCAGTAGGAAGTGCAGATGATCTCTTCCATGGGAGCTTTGTG GTGGAAGAGTTATATCAAGATCAGAGCAAACCATTACAGAAGAGTGGCGAATCTCACGACGTGAAA GCTTCAGATGCAAAGATTCAGCAGTGGTCACAGGGGAGGAAAGGAAATATTCGGTCACTGCTTTCGACCTTACAATTA GTTCTTTGGCCCGAGAGCGGATGGAAGCCCGTGCCTCTGGTGGACTTGATAGAAGGAAGTGCAGTGAAGAGAGCATATCAGAAAGCCTTGCTGTATTTGCATCCAGATAAGCTCCAACAAAAAGGCGCCGCTTCTCATCAAAAATACATTGCAGAAAAAGTCTTTGACATTCTTCAG GAAGCATGGGATCATTTCAATTCGCTTGGTGGGATCTGA